The nucleotide sequence GTCCACGAAGAGATGCAGCTTGGTGCATGGCGTGTTCATGAGCTCGTTGCCCCCTGCTCCCGGGCTACCGCCACCTGGGGCAGCAGCAGTTCCTTCAGGTCCCTGCGCGCCAGGGTGAGCCAGCTGCCCACCGTGCCTACGGGAACGTTGAAATGCTCGGCGATGGCCGTGTAGCGCTTGCCCTCCGCGTGCAGCCGGTAGGCGTCACGCAGGTGCGGCTTCAGCCGCTCGATGGCCTTCTGGAACTCGTCGTTGTTCACCAGCTCCCAGTTCTCCTGGGAGCCCTCCGGTGACAACACCGCGTCCTGAACCAGCGCCAGGTGGGGCAGCCCCCGGGTCTCCGTCCGCTGTCGGCGGCAGTAGTCCAGGAAGCGATTCGTCATGGTGGTGCAGAGCCAGGCCGCCGCCGCCGAGTCCGTCCTGTCCTTCAGATGGTCGAACTCTGGCATCGCCCGCTCGAAGGTCTCCTGGACCAGGTCTTCCGGCTCCAGGCTCGAGCGCGCGCACAACCGGCGTGCCAGGCCCAGAAGGCCAGGACGATGCTGGCGGATGAACGCTTCGAAGCGCCTCCGCTCCCGGTTGAAGAGGTTTGCCATGACGCCCCACGCTTGCGCAGCTGGTGGTTTCCCACCAAAGACGCGCGGCGGCGCATTCCTTGAGAAGAAAAAAGCCGCCGTCAGACAGTAAAATGCCCGGGAGGGTGGAAAAACCCTGTCCGGGCAAGGGGATCAGCCAGCCTGTGTCGCGTCCGCCAGAGGCGGCGTGGCCGGCGGCGGCAGCGGGCTGCGTCGGCGGGGGCTGACCACGTTGGTGGCACAGTCCACGTAATTGCTCTTCACGTTCGGGGCGCCATCGACGGGGTCGAGGGCATGGGCATTCGCGGAAGGGGTGGCACCGGGCGTCATGGCGCTCGCTCCTCATGCTGCGTACAGGCAGCACACAAAGTTGGTAGTGAATGGAAACCTGAGACGTCGGAATCTCTACCATGCCGGCCGCGATTGCGTGAGAGGCCGGCGGTCGAGATGACCCCAGGAATCCAGGGAGTTCTGAATGAGCATGGAGAAATCCCGCCTCGCAACGGAGTGGCAGGTGTGGCTGGCGGAAAATCTGGCCCTGGGCGTGGGTGAGGAGGAGGCGCGCCAGACGCTGGTGGCGGCCGGAGTGGGCGAGGACCTGGCCCGGGAGGAGGTGGACCGGGTGAAGGCGCACCCCTACTTCCAGGCCTGCCAGCGGCTGGGGCGGCAATACGGACGCATGGAGTCCGTCATGGAAGTGTATGGCCAGCTCCACCGGCAGTCCGGCCAGCACCTGGCGCTGGAGAAGCGCGAGGGGCTGTCCGCCGAGGAGTTCTTCAGCCGCTACTACTACGGGCACCGCCCGGTGGTGCTGAAGGGGCTGATGGGGGACTGGCCCGCGCTGGGCCGCTGGTCCCTGTCGTACCTGGCCGAGCGCGCGGGGGACGCGGAGGTCGAAATCATGACCGGCCGCAACGCCAACCCGGACCACTCGCCCCAGGCGGAGAAGCACCGCACGCCCATGCGCTTCCGCGACTACCTGAAGATGGTCGCCGCCGGAGGTGAGACGAACGACTACTACATGGTGCCGCGCAACGAGAACTGGCAGCGCGACGGCCTCGCCCCGCTCCGTGACGACGTGCGCGCGCCCGCCGGCATCATCCACGCCGACTTGCGCCCGGACATGATGACGCTGCTGCTGGGCCCCGCCGGCACCGTCACCCCGCTGCACCACGACAACATGAACGTGCTGCTGGCGCAGGTGATGGGGCGCAAGCACGTGCGCCTGGCGCCCTCCTTCCAGCGGCACCTCATGTACCCGCGCTACGGCACCTTCAGCCACGTGGACGCGGCGAGCCCGGACCCGGAGCGCTTCCCCCTCTACGCCGAGGCGGCCGTGGTGGAGGCGGTGCTGGAGCCCGGGGAGCTCGTCTTCATCCCCGTGGGCTGGTGGCACTGGGTGCACGCGCTGGACGTGAGCGCGTCCGTCACGTTCCACCACTTCCAGGTGCCCGGGGGGAACACGTACCTCCCCGAGCCCGGCTGAGTCAGTCCCCCGTCTCGATGAGCAGGATGTGCCGCGTCCAGCTCGCCCGGGCGTCGCGCGTCAGCCACTTCTGGCGCTCGTCGCGCAGGGCCACCGCGGGCTTCGCGCCCCCGCGGATGCGCTGGCGGACGCCGTCGAAGAAGCGGCCGGCCGCGTCGGGGATGTCCACGGTGGAGGCCAGCACCGCCCGCGCGCCCGCGTCGATGAAGGCCGCCGGCAGGCTGAAGGGCTCGTAGGCGGCGGACGACGTCATCCGGCCCGCGCTGCACGCCGCCAGGAACACGAGGGGCGCGCCGGACAGCTTCTGCTCGCGCACCGCGTCCGCGGTGAGGGCGTAGCGGCCGTCGCCCTCCGGAGAGAGCACCACCAGCGACGAGTCGGAGATGGTGGGGTCCACCAGCCCGTGGGCGTGAATCTCGATTTCCGTGGCGGCCTTCATGCTGGCCAGCACGCGCGAGGGCGTGGCCTCCGAGCCCGTCAGCACCTGCATGGGCGTGGTCCCCGTGTCCGGCGGCGGCGTCCAGGCCGGCAGCCGGGGGAGCTGGAGGAGCTGCGGCGCCTCCACGCTGGAGACGACCAGCCGCTGCTGCGGCGCCGCCGTCGCCTGCGCCCGGGCGCCCCGGCCCAGGCGGAAGCTCCAGGCAATCTCCGAGGGGAACAGGTCCGTGCGCCCCAGCACCGGAGGCCAGGCGAACACGTCCACCTGCGCGCAGCCCTTGAGCACCTGCCGCAGGGTGTCCGGAATCAGGCGCGCCGAGCTCATCCGCGCGAAGCTCTCCTGGCGGTCCGCGTCGTAGTGCCCGCGCACCTCGCCCCCTGGCCCCTGTACGACGATGACGGTGCGCTCCCCGTGCACCGACAGCCCCATGGAGCAGCTCTTGGGAGCGGGCGTGTCGAGCTGCTCCACCATCAGCGCCAGCGCCTTCTGGAAGTCCCCCGCGCGGCCCGCCTCGGTGATGAGCGTGGAGTTGCTCAGCGCCCAGGCCTCGCGCGCCTGCATGTCGCTCCGGGGCAGCCGCTTCGTCTCGGCGATGGTGCTCTTCAGCAGCTCCTCGCCCTTCGCGCGGTCCTGCTCCAGCAGGTACCGGCCTTCGATGTAGCGCGCGTAGGAGATGTCCCCGGGCATGACGTAGATGCTCTTGCTCAGCCCGGCCAGCGAGCGCTTCAGCAGCTCCGCGTCCTGGGGGCCGGGGCGCGTGCGCGCCAGCTCCGCGAGCGTCGCCGCGAACATCAGGTCCAGCTTCGCGCCCTGGCACGAGGCCGCCGCGTCCAGCTCCCGGCGCGAGGCCTCCAGCTTGGAGTCCAGATAGTAGATGTGGGCCAGGTTGACGCGGGACCAGTAGCAGTCGTCGTTGCGCCCGCCGCGCGCGGACCACTCCTCCACATAGGCCCGGGCGCTGGCGAAGTCGTTGCGCGAGCGCGCGGCGTGCACCAGCGTCTCCAGCGCGGTGAACTCCAGGCTCCACTCCCGCAGCTGGCGCGCCCACGTCCACGCGGTGCGGGCGTGCTGCTCCGCCTCGGTGAGCCGCTGCAGGTCGATGTAGAGCATCGTCAGGCGCAGCTCCAGGTCCACGCAGCGCGCGGAGAAGGCGCCCTCGCGGCAGCGCTGGAGCGCGGAGAAGATGCGCTGCTCGGCCTTCCACCACGTGCCGTCCGCCACCTCCTTGCGGGCCAGCTCGCGCTCGATGATGAGGTGCAGCCACGGGTCCTGCTGGCGCCCCACCTCCGCCTTCGCCTCCTCCAGGTTGGGGCCGTGCGTGGCCTTGGCCAGCAGCAGCGTGCCCAGGAAGAGGTCGCCCTCGCCCGCCGTGCGGGACTGCTGCTGCACCCGGTCCAGCTCGGACAGCTTGCCGCGCACCAGCTCGGAGTAGCCCTTCGCCAGGGGCGCCCGGCGGGCGAAGTCCCGCGCCGCCACGCGCCGCACGTAGTCATTCAGCGCGTTGCCGCCCTGGAGCCGGTCCAACTCCTGCGCCAGCGGGAGCAGCGCCAGCGCGCGCTCCTTGGACGGGGCCGAGCGCACCACGTCATAGAAGTTCTGCCGGACGACGCCGGGGTGCTGCCGGGCCTCCTCCAGCGGCAGCGGGGCCTGGGGGTTGTCCACCAGCGCCAGGGTGGCCTCGCGCGCGCCCTTCCAGCGGCGGGCCCGCTCCAGCGTCTCGTCGCGCAGGGTGAGCGCATGGGCATGCGCCTCGCGTCCCCACCCCTGCTCGTTCAGCGAGGCCACCAGCTCGTAGGTCTCCGCCGCCTTCATCGCGAGCCCCATCTCCTGGAGCACCAGCGCGCGGTTCCACAGCGCCTGCGGGTGCTTCGGGTGGGAGGCCAGCACCGCGTCCAGCAGCCTCAGGGCCTGCTCATGGGCACCCCGCGCCAGGTGCACCGCGGCCAGGTCGCTGTCGCGGTTGGAGGAGGGAGGCATGCGCTCCAGGAAGGAGGCCGCCTGATTCCACTCGCCCTGCAGGGCATAGGCGGCGGCGATGCCGCCCCAGTCTCCCGCTTCCTCCAGCCGGGCCAGGTCGCGCAGCGGAATGGGCTCGGGAGGAATGGGGCAGCCGCCGGACGACGTGCGCGGCCGGTGCTTGTCCGCCTCGGGGTGGGTGAGTCGGGCTTCGATTCGCGCCGCCGCCCGCCGCTCCGCCCAGAACTGGGCCGTCACGCCGCCGCCATCCCCCTTGGCCGGGGAGCG is from Pyxidicoccus trucidator and encodes:
- a CDS encoding CHAT domain-containing protein, giving the protein MLKPAYDKVLVLALATPVLVLTFMLARSPAKGDGGGVTAQFWAERRAAARIEARLTHPEADKHRPRTSSGGCPIPPEPIPLRDLARLEEAGDWGGIAAAYALQGEWNQAASFLERMPPSSNRDSDLAAVHLARGAHEQALRLLDAVLASHPKHPQALWNRALVLQEMGLAMKAAETYELVASLNEQGWGREAHAHALTLRDETLERARRWKGAREATLALVDNPQAPLPLEEARQHPGVVRQNFYDVVRSAPSKERALALLPLAQELDRLQGGNALNDYVRRVAARDFARRAPLAKGYSELVRGKLSELDRVQQQSRTAGEGDLFLGTLLLAKATHGPNLEEAKAEVGRQQDPWLHLIIERELARKEVADGTWWKAEQRIFSALQRCREGAFSARCVDLELRLTMLYIDLQRLTEAEQHARTAWTWARQLREWSLEFTALETLVHAARSRNDFASARAYVEEWSARGGRNDDCYWSRVNLAHIYYLDSKLEASRRELDAAASCQGAKLDLMFAATLAELARTRPGPQDAELLKRSLAGLSKSIYVMPGDISYARYIEGRYLLEQDRAKGEELLKSTIAETKRLPRSDMQAREAWALSNSTLITEAGRAGDFQKALALMVEQLDTPAPKSCSMGLSVHGERTVIVVQGPGGEVRGHYDADRQESFARMSSARLIPDTLRQVLKGCAQVDVFAWPPVLGRTDLFPSEIAWSFRLGRGARAQATAAPQQRLVVSSVEAPQLLQLPRLPAWTPPPDTGTTPMQVLTGSEATPSRVLASMKAATEIEIHAHGLVDPTISDSSLVVLSPEGDGRYALTADAVREQKLSGAPLVFLAACSAGRMTSSAAYEPFSLPAAFIDAGARAVLASTVDIPDAAGRFFDGVRQRIRGGAKPAVALRDERQKWLTRDARASWTRHILLIETGD
- a CDS encoding cupin-like domain-containing protein, encoding MSMEKSRLATEWQVWLAENLALGVGEEEARQTLVAAGVGEDLAREEVDRVKAHPYFQACQRLGRQYGRMESVMEVYGQLHRQSGQHLALEKREGLSAEEFFSRYYYGHRPVVLKGLMGDWPALGRWSLSYLAERAGDAEVEIMTGRNANPDHSPQAEKHRTPMRFRDYLKMVAAGGETNDYYMVPRNENWQRDGLAPLRDDVRAPAGIIHADLRPDMMTLLLGPAGTVTPLHHDNMNVLLAQVMGRKHVRLAPSFQRHLMYPRYGTFSHVDAASPDPERFPLYAEAAVVEAVLEPGELVFIPVGWWHWVHALDVSASVTFHHFQVPGGNTYLPEPG
- a CDS encoding RNA polymerase sigma factor; its protein translation is MANLFNRERRRFEAFIRQHRPGLLGLARRLCARSSLEPEDLVQETFERAMPEFDHLKDRTDSAAAAWLCTTMTNRFLDYCRRQRTETRGLPHLALVQDAVLSPEGSQENWELVNNDEFQKAIERLKPHLRDAYRLHAEGKRYTAIAEHFNVPVGTVGSWLTLARRDLKELLLPQVAVAREQGATSS